From the genome of Pseudoxanthomonas sp.:
TTTCTGTTTGCACGCGCGGCATCGACCCTGCGCCGGATGCTGGCCAGCCTGCGCACCCGCGGCCTGTCCCAGACCGCAAGCCGAGCCTGGCAACGGGTGTCCGGCCGCTTGACCCGCCGCCCGGCCGCCGCGCCGTTATGGTTGCCGCCTTCCCTGCCCTTCACGCCATTTGCCGTCCCCGGCTCGGATGCGCCGCGCGCCAGCATCGTGATCCCGGTCTATGGCCAGCTGCAGATGACCCTGGACTGCCTGCGCGCACTGGCCGCGCATCCGCCGCAGGTGCCGGTCGAGATCATCGTGGTCGACGACGGTTCGCTGGACGACACCGCACGCGTGCTGCCGCAGGTCGAAGGCCTGCGCTACCACCTGCGCGCGCGCAACGGCGGCTTCATCGCGGCCTGCAACGATGGCGCGGCGCTGGCGCGTGGCGAGTACCTGGTGTTCCTCAACAACGACACCCTGCCGCAACCCGGCTGGCTGGACACGCTGCTGGCGACCTTCAGCACGCATCCGGAGACCGGACTGGCTGGATCGATGCTGGTCTATCCCGATGGCCGCCTGCAGGAAGCTGGCGGCGTGGTGTTCGCCGATGGCTCCAGAACTGGTTTCGGTCATTACGACGCGCCTTTCGATCCACGCTACAGCTATGTGCGCGAAGCGGACTACTGCTCGGGCGCAGCCATCGCGCTGACACGTGCCCTGTTCGAACAGCTCGGCGGCTTCGACGCACGCTATGCACCTGCGTACTACGAAGACACCGACCTGGCCTTCGCCGTGCGCGCCGCGGGCCTGAAAGTGCGCTACCAGCCGGCCTCGGTCGCCGTACATCGCGAAGGTGCGACCGCAGGCACCGATACCGGCAGCGGCATCAAGGCCTACCAGGTGCGCAATGCGGAGGTATTTGCGCGGAAATGGCGTGCGGCGCTGGCGACGCAGCCCGCACAAGGGATACAGCCCTCATCTGCCAGCCTGCACGCACGGCAGCAACAGGTCCTGATCATCGACTCGGACACCCCCAAGCCGGATCGCGACTCGGCCTCGCTGCGCCTGGTCAACCTGATCCGTCTGCTGCAGGAAGAAGGCGCCCACGTGTGCTTCATCGCCACCGATGTCGGCTTTGTCGAGGACTACACCCCGGCCCTGCAGGGGATGGGGGTGGAGGTCTGGCACGCGCCGTTCGTAAAGGGCCTGCCGAGCTTCCTGCGGCAGCACGGCCGCCGGTTCGACAGCGTCCTGGCC
Proteins encoded in this window:
- a CDS encoding glycosyltransferase codes for the protein MPMLLDDARFLFARAASTLRRMLASLRTRGLSQTASRAWQRVSGRLTRRPAAAPLWLPPSLPFTPFAVPGSDAPRASIVIPVYGQLQMTLDCLRALAAHPPQVPVEIIVVDDGSLDDTARVLPQVEGLRYHLRARNGGFIAACNDGAALARGEYLVFLNNDTLPQPGWLDTLLATFSTHPETGLAGSMLVYPDGRLQEAGGVVFADGSRTGFGHYDAPFDPRYSYVREADYCSGAAIALTRALFEQLGGFDARYAPAYYEDTDLAFAVRAAGLKVRYQPASVAVHREGATAGTDTGSGIKAYQVRNAEVFARKWRAALATQPAQGIQPSSASLHARQQQVLIIDSDTPKPDRDSASLRLVNLIRLLQEEGAHVCFIATDVGFVEDYTPALQGMGVEVWHAPFVKGLPSFLRQHGRRFDSVLACRHYVADALVPVLRRHAPQAKVIFDTVDLHYLRERRGAQASGDAVMLKQSHATQALELAVMNAADTTLVVSPVEREELAREAPSVQVEILSNLHQLGSAGAAFEARSDLLFVGGFHHPPNVDAVLWFAEAVFAQVRARLPDVLFHIVGIDPPPQVQRLAQQAGVIVHGHVPDLLPLLETSRIALAPLRYGAGVKGKINQAMAHGLPVVATTMAVEGMHLCDGVDVLVADTPEAFADAVVRLYGDAALWQTLATHGIDNVHRHFSLDAARATVRRVFFDDAPPS